In the Sulfobacillus thermosulfidooxidans DSM 9293 genome, GCATTTAGATATGATTTGGCCCGCGATAACCCAGGCCTATCAAAGCTTTACGGCGCGGATTACAACCCACCAGCTCAATCAGTTGATTCAAGAAGCGGTGCACTTAAATCCGCCACCAACAGATAAGGGGCGGAGTTTGAAAATTTATTATGCAACGCAAGTATCGACAAAGCCACCCCATTTTGTTCTCTTTGTTAATGATCCGGAACTGGTTCATTTTAGTTATGAGCGTTATCTCGAGAACCGTTTAAGAGAAAAATGGGGATTTCGCGGTTCACCCATTCAACTCTCGTTCCGTCCTCGCTCGAGAAGGGAGTTTGAACAATGACACCGCGTCTGACCATTTTTGGGTCGGGAAATTGGGCCCTCACATTGGCAGATATTGCAGCACGCTCCGGTACAGAAGTGACGATGTATGTGAGACGCCAAGAATTATGTGATATTTTAAAGCGCACGCATTCCCACCCTCAGTATCTTACTCATCTTAAGCTTCCCCCGAATGTGGTCTTTACGCATGATCTTGGCGAGGCGGCAGCATATTCCCATAATTGGCTCATGGTTGTTCCCAGCCAACACATGCGGACCTTAGCTATAAGGTTGCGCCCATTTGTGACTGATGCCCATCATGTCGTCTCAGCAGCTAAAGGACTTGAAGAACATACCGCTCTACGGATGACACAAGTCCTGCATGATTGTTGGCCCGAGGTTAATGCACAGCTTGGGGCATTAAGCGGGCCGAATTTGGCCTATGAGATTAGTTTGGGTCAACCTGCAGCGAGTGTCATTGCTGGTAGTGCTGCCCTGTTTGATGCGATGGCGCCACTTTTGGGTCATGCCAATTTGCGTTTGTATGGTCAGCCGGATATTGTCGGGGTCGAGTTAGGTGGAGCATTGAAAAACGTTTTAGCCATTGCTGTGGGAATTGCCAATGCATCGGGACTCGGTGCGAATGCCGAAGCGGCCATCATGACACGGGGTCTTCATGAAATGGGCAGGTTGGCCGTGGAACTCGGAGCGAAATGGAGTACATTAGCGGGCCTATCAGGATTGGGAGATGTTGTCGCTACAGCCAGTTCCCCCAAATCGCGAAATAGGTGGTTGGGCCAGGAGTTGGCCAAGGGACGCCCCTTGAACGAAATTATTGCGAGTACCTCAATGGTTGTAGAAGGTGTGCCGACTGCCTATGTCGCCAAACGCCTCGGGGATGAATTTCGTTTGCCCTTGCCGATTACCTCAGAAGTGGTGGAGATTTTTAATGGTAAACCTGTGCGCCAAGCGGTGCAGGATTTAATGAGCCGGGAACGAGTACAGGAATCGGATTTTTAGATTTCTATGAGATTTTTTACCAGCATGGGCATGAATCCGGTGGTTCTCTCATATCTTGCTACTGTCATCATTAGGGTGATCCCGGGACAGGCGGGGA is a window encoding:
- a CDS encoding NAD(P)H-dependent glycerol-3-phosphate dehydrogenase; the protein is MTPRLTIFGSGNWALTLADIAARSGTEVTMYVRRQELCDILKRTHSHPQYLTHLKLPPNVVFTHDLGEAAAYSHNWLMVVPSQHMRTLAIRLRPFVTDAHHVVSAAKGLEEHTALRMTQVLHDCWPEVNAQLGALSGPNLAYEISLGQPAASVIAGSAALFDAMAPLLGHANLRLYGQPDIVGVELGGALKNVLAIAVGIANASGLGANAEAAIMTRGLHEMGRLAVELGAKWSTLAGLSGLGDVVATASSPKSRNRWLGQELAKGRPLNEIIASTSMVVEGVPTAYVAKRLGDEFRLPLPITSEVVEIFNGKPVRQAVQDLMSRERVQESDF